Proteins found in one Panicum hallii strain FIL2 chromosome 4, PHallii_v3.1, whole genome shotgun sequence genomic segment:
- the LOC112890295 gene encoding uncharacterized protein LOC112890295: protein MSSLPFPHRFQTQAQLDLVRRLVGWTSPENAKKIRAGKIPLRDLAPGIARGPGADFTRAELEVAIRGMTGDAFSPESLVLPSGVKALCEDQALRASLTSDATSTSVGAASAGGSGPQPVPAAARPSGPEPEAATPPRPEPIPEEEAAGPAASTEAPEAAAVPDAELEPPPAEPVAAAEAAAAAPEEATTPEAAAAPGVAAPEATEVASTTTPPAQEEEPEVVLGRRLLPSSAEVPLPCLFAKSLRVHDELEAGIRREWEKLEAERHRLLDWEQRLGDRIKAAARREAHALERELLVETRVHAAAEREKTSLELADQAKRLVEMTAAQEATLAELAAAAAKREERLAAREAEEVARLEELQEREAAVEKELAAETRRLREREAALQEREAKVEEFQAERSASIGWIVRWAGEVNSSLGALGANPIWVAETPSSLGVALQVLDSTAERLQGLESGMLDLLETEGRAVARGTAEYILTGFRSHDLAIQLTPVLVGPIRATAAAAKEGVQEAADMVVSRIRRRPDATGPPGQ, encoded by the exons ATGTcttcacttcctttcccgcATCGCTTCCAGACCCAGGCCCAACTGGACCTGGTGCGCCGCCTGGTGGGATGGACCTCGCCGGAGAACGCCAAGAAGATCAGGGCCGGCAAaatccccctccgcgaccttgctcCGGG gatcgcgcgtgGGCCCGGCGccgacttcaccagggcggagctggaggtcgcGATCCGGGGGATGACAGGCGATGCATTCAGTCCGGAGTCCCtagtcctcccgagcggggtgaaggccctgtgcgaggaccaggcactgcGGGC GTCCCTCACTTCGGACGCCACAAGCACGTCCGTCGGAGCCGCCTCAGCTggggggtccggcccccagccagtaccagcagcagccAGACCCAGTGGTCCGGAACCAGAGGCCGCCACACCCCCAAGGCCTGAGCCCAtcccggaggaggaggccgccggACCTGCTGCATCGACCGAGGCGCCTGAAGCAGCAGCAGTACCGGACGCCGAGCTGGAGCCTCCTCCAGCTGAACCAGTAGCAgcagccgaggcggcggcggcagcgccggaGGAGGCGACGACGCcagaggcagcggcggcgccgggggtggcggcgccggaggccACAGAAGTCGCCAGCACCACCACTCCACctgcgcaggaggaggagccggaggtggtgctggggaggcGTCTTCTTCCAAGTTCAGCGGAGGTCCCGCTCCCTTGCCTTTTTGCCAAAAGCCTGCGGGTTCATGACGAACTGGAGGCAGGGATCcggcgggagtgggagaagctggaggcggagcgccaccGGCTCCTCGACTGGGAGCaacgcctgggggaccgcatcaa AGCGGCCGCACGGCGGGAGGCGCATGCCCTCGAGCGGGAGCTCCTGGTGGAGACGAGGGTGcatgcggcggcggagcgggagAAGACCTCCCTGGAGTTGGCCGACCAGGCCAAGAGGTTGGTGGAGATGACCGCGGCGCAGGAGGCCACACTTGCAGAACTGGCGGCAGCCGCGGCAAAGAGGGAAGAAAGGCTTGCCGcccgcgaagcagaggaggtggcccggcttgAGGAGCTCCAGGAGCGAGAGGCGGCCGTGGAGAAGGAATTGGCGGCCGAGACCCGGAGGCTTCGGGAGCGTGAGGCGgccctccaggagagggaggcgaaGGTGGAGGAGTTCCaggcggagcggagcgccagcATCGGCTGGATCGTAAGATGGGCCGGTGAGGTGAACTCCTCCCTGGGAGCTCTCGGAGCAAACCCCATCTGGGTGGCGGAGACTCCTTCTTCACTTGGCGTCGCCCTCCaggtgctggactccaccgccgagAGGCTACAAGGCCTGGAGTCCGGCATGCTCGACCTTCTGGAGACAGAAGGGAGAGCAGTTGCCCGGGGGACGGCTGAGTACATTCTTACCGGCTTCCGAAGCCATGACCTCGCCATCCAACTAACTCCCGTCCTGGTTGGCCCcatccgggcgacggcggccgccgcgaAGGAGGGTGTGCAGGAGGCGGCCGACATGGTGGTGTCCCGCATACGACGTCGTCCCGACGCCACTGGACCACCAGGGCAATAG
- the LOC112888570 gene encoding acyl transferase 10-like translates to MGVFTVTKLSEGPVRPSAATPSEKLPLAWVDRYPTHRGLVESAHIYRNVADMLLPAPAAVRDADDVGDAAATKKAAKEVVNSKSPAAVVRGALADALVHYYPFAGRIVEDVPGRPAVLCSAEGVYFVEAAANCTLADVNFLERPLLLAKEQLVPCPVPELWPVEPHNCLAMIQVTTFTCGGFVVGLRTNHAVADGTGAAQFLNAVGDLARGLPEPRVKPVWARDRFPDPDIKPGPLPELPVLALEYIAFDFPAAYLTKLKSQYAASTGGKICSAFDVVIAKLWQCRTRATEAAPGADVRLCFFASSRHVLKLEPGYYGNAIFPVKVSAPAEVVAGSSVVELVGMVRDAKRRMAEECLSWAEGRTGGRDPFQMTFNYESVYVSDWSKLGFNDVDYGYGTPMSAGPLVNCDLIASAIVMRAPAPLAGTRLLASCVTKEHADDFARRMREDLV, encoded by the exons ATGGGCGTCTTCACGGTGACCAAGCTGTCCGAGGGCCCCGTGCGGCCGTCCGCCGCCACGCCGTCGGAGAAGCTGCCCCTGGCCTGGGTCGACCGGTACCCGACGCACCGCGGCCTCGTCGAGTCCGCGCACATCTACCGCAACGTCGCCGACATGCTGCTGCCCGCGCCGGCAGCGGTGCGAGATGCCGACGACGTTGGCGACGCTGCAGCCACGAAGAAGGCGGCGAAGGAGGTGGTGAACAGCAAGTCCCCGGCCGCGGTGGTGCGCGGCGCGCTGGCGGACGCGCTGGTGCACTACTACCCGTTCGCGGGGCGGATCGTGGAGGACGTCCCCGGGCGCCCCGCCGTGCTGTGCTCCGCCGAGGGCGTCTACTTCGTGGAGGCCGCCGCCAACTGCACCCTCGCAGACGTCAACTTCCTCGAGCGCCCGCTGCTGCTCGCCAAGGAGCAGCTTGTGCCGTGCCCGGTGCCGGAGCTCTGGCCCGTCGAGCCGCACAACTGCCTCGCCATGATACAG GTCACGACCTTCACCTGCGGCGGCTTCGTGGTCGGCCTGCGCACCAACCACGCGGTGGCGGACGGCACGGGCGCGGCGCAGTTCCTGAACGCCGTCGGCGACCTCGCCCGCGGGCTGCCGGAGCCCCGCGTGAAGCCCGTCTGGGCCCGGGACCGCTTCCCCGACCCGGACATCAAGCCCGGCCCGCTCCCGGAGCTGCCGGTGCTGGCCCTCGAGTACATCGCATTCGACTTCCCGGCCGCCTACCTCACCAAGCTCAAGTCTCAGTACGCGGCGTCCACGGGCGGCAAGATCTGCTCGGCCTTCGACGTCGTCATCGCCAAGCTCTGGCAGTGCCGGACGCGGGCCACCGAAGCCGCGCCCGGCGCCGACGTCAGGCTCTGCTTCTTCGCCAGCTCCCGCCACGTGCTGAAGCTGGAGCCGGGGTACTACGGCAACGCCATCTTCCCCGTGAAGGTGTCGGCGCCGGCGGAGGTGGTGGCCGGGTCATCGGTGGTCGAGCTCGTCGGCATGGTGCGCGACGCAAAGCGGCGGATGGCCGAGGAGTGCCTGAGCTGGGCGGAGGGCCGCACCGGCGGGCGCGACCCGTTCCAGATGACCTTCAACTACGAGTCCGTGTACGTGTCGGACTGGAGCAAGCTCGGGTTCAACGACGTGGACTACGGCTACGGCACGCCCATGTCCGCCGGCCCGCTGGTGAACTGCGACCTCATCGCGTCGGCCATCGTCAtgagggcgccggcgccgctcgccggaacGCGGCTGCTGGCCAGCTGCGTCACCAAGGAGCACGCCGACGACTTCGCACGCAGGATGCGGGAGGACCTCGTGTGA